The following are encoded together in the Humulus lupulus chromosome 5, drHumLupu1.1, whole genome shotgun sequence genome:
- the LOC133778636 gene encoding cellulose synthase-like protein G3 isoform X1 — translation MEALRRRLSTTGAPPLHKAELSRLTIPNRIFAAVYASAVVTLLYHHAVTLASLLFHYSTSTKISSLFISTAFLISDVVLAVVWTTTQSFRMRPIHREEFPEKINTLLNDKECEEEFPAIDVFVCTADPYKEPPMNVVNTVLSVMAYDYPAGKVSVYVSDDGGSALTLFAFVEAAKFAAHWLPFCRENDVVDRCPEAYFASANLSSSSDIERIKIMYESMKVRVENVIEMGKVGDENIIGEEEHQAFNKWTGEFTRQDHPTVIQVILHKSKNKDITGHVMPNLIYVAREKRRTSIHNFKAGALNALIRVSATMTNSPIILTLDCDTYSNDPQTPMRVLCYFLDPKIEPQIGYIQFPQRFHGINKSDTYACEFKRLFTINPFGMDGLLGPNYVGTGCFFKRRAFFGGPSNLVLPEMIEIGPDNVVNKSIQSKQVLDMAHFVAGCNYEYQTQWGYKVGVRYGSLVEDFFTSYHLQCEGWKGIFCNPKRAAFYGDSPITLIDVLTQHKRWAIGLLEVLFSKYCPIIFGTRFMGLIMGFAYSHNSLWPIWSIPGVIYAFLPQLALINGVSVFPKVSEPLFILYIFLFMGAYGQDLLDFIIDEGTFQRWWNDQRMWMIKTLTCFLFGSIEYSLKSLGISSHNFNVTSKVIDFEQSKRYEQGVFEFGLHSPMFVTLTMAAMTNLVALVWGLKLTFLGDKSAFDELFMQVIIAAFVVVNCKPIYGAILLRSSSKGGIPTKTTLLSMLLASSFFLLAFFSFTI, via the exons atggaggCTCTACGACGTCGTTTGAGCACAACCGGAGCTCCTCCACTCCACAAGGCGGAGCTCTCCCGACTCACCATCCCTAACCGAATCTTCGCGGCGGTTTACGCCTCCGCCGTCGTCACATTACTCTATCACCACGCTGTAACACTAGCATCACTCCTCTTCCACTACTCTACTTCCACTAAGATCTCCTCCTTGTTCATTTCCACCGCCTTTCTCATATCCGACGTCGTTTTGGCCGTCGTATGGACCACAACGCAGTCGTTTCGGATGCGTCCCATCCACCGTGAGGAGTTCCCGGAGAAAATTAATACCCTTCTGAATGACAAAGAGTGCGAGGAGGAGTTTCCGGCGATTGACGTGTTCGTGTGTACGGCGGATCCGTACAAGGAGCCGCCTATGAACGTGGTCAACACGGTGCTTTCGGTTATGGCTTACGATTATCCGGCGGGGAAGGTTTCGGTTTATGTTTCCGACGACGGTGGCTCCGCTTTGACCCTCTTTGCTTTCGTGGAGGCTGCTAAGTTTGCTGCTCACTGGTTGCCGTTTTGTAGAGAAAACGACGTCGTTGATAGGTGTCCCGAGGCCTACTTTGCTTCTGCTAATCTTTCTTCTTCTTCGGACATTGAGAGAATTAAg ATAATGTATGAAAGCATGAAAGTGAGAGTAGAAAATGTAATTGAAATGGGAAAAGTTGGTGATGAAAACATTATTGGAGAAGAAGAACACCAAGCTTTCAACAAATGGACAGGTGAATTTACGCGACAAGATCATCCCACAGTTATTCAG GTTATATTGCACAAAAGTAAAAATAAAGATATCACAGGTCATGTAATGCCGAACCTCATCTATGTAgcgagagagaagagaagaactTCGATCCACAATTTCAAAGCCGGTGCCCTCAATGCCCTA ATTCGAGTATCAGCCACAATGACCAACTCCCCAATAATTTTGACCCTTGATTGTGACACCTACTCTAATGATCCCCAAACCCCTATGAGAGTCCTATGCTACTTTTTAGACCCAAAAATTGAACCCCAAATTGGGTACATTCAATTTCCTCAACGATTTCATGGGATCAACAAGAGTGACACTTATGCTTGTGAGTTCAAAAGATTGTTCACCATCAATCCTTTTGGAATGGATGGGCTTTTGGGCCCaaattatgtgggaactggatgCTTCTTCAAAAGACGGGCTTTCTTTGGGGGCCCATCAAATTTAGTTTTGCCAGAGATGATTGAAATAGGCCCAGATAATGTTGTCAACAAGTCTATTCAATCTAAACAAGTATTGGATATGGCCCACTTTGTTGCTGGTTGCAATTATGAGTACCAAACCCAATGGGGTTATAAG GTTGGTGTAAGATATGGATCATTAGTAGAGGACTTCTTCACTAGTTATCATCTACAATGTGAGGGTTGGAAAGGAATTTTCTGCAATCCAAAAAGAGCAGCCTTCTATGGAGATTCCCCTATTACCCTAATTGATGTGCTGACTCAGCATAAACGATGGGCCATAGGCCTACTTGAGGTCCTTTTCTCTAAATATTGTCCCATTATCTTTGGAACAAGGTTTATGGGCCTTATTATGGGCTTCGCATACAGCCATAATTCATTGTGGCCCATTTGGTCCATTCCTGGTGTCATATATGCATTTCTACCTCAACTAGCTCTCATCAATGGAGTCTCTGTTTTCCCAAAG GTTTCCGAGCCAttgtttattttgtatatattTCTTTTCATGGGAGCCTATGGTCAAGACCTATTAGACTTTATCATAGATGAAGGAACATTCCAAAGATGGTGGAATGATCAAAGAATGTGGATGATAAAGACTCTCACTTGTTTTCTATTTGGTTCAATTGAATACTCATTGAAATCCTTAGGCATTTCCTCACACAATTTCAATGTCACGAGCAAAGTAATTGATTTTGAACAGAGCAAAAGGTATGAACAAGGAGTCTTTGAGTTTGGGCTCCATTCTCCCATGTTCGTGACCTTAACAATGGCTGCAATGACCAACTTGGTTGCGCTGGTTTGGGGGCTGAAACTTACATTTTTGGGGGACAAAAGTGCCTTTGATGAACTTTTCATGCAAGTGATCATAGCAGCTTTTGTGGTGGTGAATTGCAAACCTATTTATGGTGCCATACTTTTGAGGAGTAGTAGTAAAGGAGGTATTCCTACCAAAACCACTTTGCTTTCCATGCTTTTagcctcttctttctttctattaGCTTTTTTTAGTTTCACAATCTAA
- the LOC133778636 gene encoding cellulose synthase-like protein G1 isoform X2, producing MEALRRRLSTTGAPPLHKAELSRLTIPNRIFAAVYASAVVTLLYHHAVTLASLLFHYSTSTKISSLFISTAFLISDVVLAVVWTTTQSFRMRPIHREEFPEKINTLLNDKECEEEFPAIDVFVCTADPYKEPPMNVVNTVLSVMAYDYPAGKVSVYVSDDGGSALTLFAFVEAAKFAAHWLPFCRENDVVDRCPEAYFASANLSSSSDIERIKIMYESMKVRVENVIEMGKVGDENIIGEEEHQAFNKWTGEFTRQDHPTVIQVILHKSKNKDITGHVMPNLIYVAREKRRTSIHNFKAGALNALVGVRYGSLVEDFFTSYHLQCEGWKGIFCNPKRAAFYGDSPITLIDVLTQHKRWAIGLLEVLFSKYCPIIFGTRFMGLIMGFAYSHNSLWPIWSIPGVIYAFLPQLALINGVSVFPKVSEPLFILYIFLFMGAYGQDLLDFIIDEGTFQRWWNDQRMWMIKTLTCFLFGSIEYSLKSLGISSHNFNVTSKVIDFEQSKRYEQGVFEFGLHSPMFVTLTMAAMTNLVALVWGLKLTFLGDKSAFDELFMQVIIAAFVVVNCKPIYGAILLRSSSKGGIPTKTTLLSMLLASSFFLLAFFSFTI from the exons atggaggCTCTACGACGTCGTTTGAGCACAACCGGAGCTCCTCCACTCCACAAGGCGGAGCTCTCCCGACTCACCATCCCTAACCGAATCTTCGCGGCGGTTTACGCCTCCGCCGTCGTCACATTACTCTATCACCACGCTGTAACACTAGCATCACTCCTCTTCCACTACTCTACTTCCACTAAGATCTCCTCCTTGTTCATTTCCACCGCCTTTCTCATATCCGACGTCGTTTTGGCCGTCGTATGGACCACAACGCAGTCGTTTCGGATGCGTCCCATCCACCGTGAGGAGTTCCCGGAGAAAATTAATACCCTTCTGAATGACAAAGAGTGCGAGGAGGAGTTTCCGGCGATTGACGTGTTCGTGTGTACGGCGGATCCGTACAAGGAGCCGCCTATGAACGTGGTCAACACGGTGCTTTCGGTTATGGCTTACGATTATCCGGCGGGGAAGGTTTCGGTTTATGTTTCCGACGACGGTGGCTCCGCTTTGACCCTCTTTGCTTTCGTGGAGGCTGCTAAGTTTGCTGCTCACTGGTTGCCGTTTTGTAGAGAAAACGACGTCGTTGATAGGTGTCCCGAGGCCTACTTTGCTTCTGCTAATCTTTCTTCTTCTTCGGACATTGAGAGAATTAAg ATAATGTATGAAAGCATGAAAGTGAGAGTAGAAAATGTAATTGAAATGGGAAAAGTTGGTGATGAAAACATTATTGGAGAAGAAGAACACCAAGCTTTCAACAAATGGACAGGTGAATTTACGCGACAAGATCATCCCACAGTTATTCAG GTTATATTGCACAAAAGTAAAAATAAAGATATCACAGGTCATGTAATGCCGAACCTCATCTATGTAgcgagagagaagagaagaactTCGATCCACAATTTCAAAGCCGGTGCCCTCAATGCCCTA GTTGGTGTAAGATATGGATCATTAGTAGAGGACTTCTTCACTAGTTATCATCTACAATGTGAGGGTTGGAAAGGAATTTTCTGCAATCCAAAAAGAGCAGCCTTCTATGGAGATTCCCCTATTACCCTAATTGATGTGCTGACTCAGCATAAACGATGGGCCATAGGCCTACTTGAGGTCCTTTTCTCTAAATATTGTCCCATTATCTTTGGAACAAGGTTTATGGGCCTTATTATGGGCTTCGCATACAGCCATAATTCATTGTGGCCCATTTGGTCCATTCCTGGTGTCATATATGCATTTCTACCTCAACTAGCTCTCATCAATGGAGTCTCTGTTTTCCCAAAG GTTTCCGAGCCAttgtttattttgtatatattTCTTTTCATGGGAGCCTATGGTCAAGACCTATTAGACTTTATCATAGATGAAGGAACATTCCAAAGATGGTGGAATGATCAAAGAATGTGGATGATAAAGACTCTCACTTGTTTTCTATTTGGTTCAATTGAATACTCATTGAAATCCTTAGGCATTTCCTCACACAATTTCAATGTCACGAGCAAAGTAATTGATTTTGAACAGAGCAAAAGGTATGAACAAGGAGTCTTTGAGTTTGGGCTCCATTCTCCCATGTTCGTGACCTTAACAATGGCTGCAATGACCAACTTGGTTGCGCTGGTTTGGGGGCTGAAACTTACATTTTTGGGGGACAAAAGTGCCTTTGATGAACTTTTCATGCAAGTGATCATAGCAGCTTTTGTGGTGGTGAATTGCAAACCTATTTATGGTGCCATACTTTTGAGGAGTAGTAGTAAAGGAGGTATTCCTACCAAAACCACTTTGCTTTCCATGCTTTTagcctcttctttctttctattaGCTTTTTTTAGTTTCACAATCTAA
- the LOC133778639 gene encoding small ribosomal subunit protein bS6c yields the protein MASSALTSTLTPSPPSSSSSLFTKSPKSLSQFPSSSPAISFTHSFRPFSSKSNLFVSSTKTTPGLVVRVQTLDFSGSFFEGGIVSDDDSSSPPGSGLAAVEDKEEPQCPPGLRQYETMAVLRPDMSEDERLALTQKYEELLVAGGGMYIEVFNRGVIPLAYGIKRKNKAGETNTYLDGIYLLFTYFTKPESVEAFEGVLKTDDDVIRSMSFKIRKRKY from the exons ATGGCGTCCTCTGCTCTCACTTCCACTCTCACCCCTTCTCCTCCTTCCTCTTCTTCATCATTATTTACAAAATCACCCAAATCTCTCTCGCAATTTCCATCTTCTTCACCCGCCATTTCCTTCACTCACAGCTTCAGACCTTTCTCTTCGAAATCGAATCTTTTTGTTTCATCGACGAAGACCACCCCAGGCCTAGTCGTCCGGGTTCAGACGCTTGACTTCTCCGGTTCGTTCTTCGAAGGCGGGATTGTATCCGATGATGACTCGTCATCTCCACCGGGGTCAGGCTTGGCCGCCGTGGAGGACAAAGAGGAGCCTCAATGCCCACCCGGGCTGAGACAGTATGAGACTATGGCGGTTTTGAGGCCCGATATGTCCGAAGACGAGCGACTTGCGCTTACCCAGAAGTACGAAGAG TTGCTTGTTGCTGGAGGTGGCATGTACATTGAGGTTTTCAACAGAGGAGTAATTCCACTAGCCTATGGCATCAAGAGGAAGAACAAAGCTGGAGAGACTAACACTTACTTGGATGGTATCTATCTCCTCTTTACCTATTTCACTAAACCAGAGTCCGTTGAAGCTTTTGAAGGGGTGCTGAAAACAGACGACGACGTCATCCGATCAATGAGCTTCAAAATAAGGAAGAGGAAATATTAA
- the LOC133778637 gene encoding probable E3 ubiquitin-protein ligase RHA4A has protein sequence MGVPQSPTPPHLYPQALQLKLYQAFIFSIPILFSIILFLLFYLFYLKRRASNNNNNNNNNTNPSPLHSRPIRSHQTYISSPCHRLDLKVELKDDLPIILFDEELRKKDSQCCVCLGDYIMKEELLQVPSCKHVFHIDCIHLWLHTNTTCPLCRCSVFPATATPPKLTSNPNPSAATASAEPLPPQPVSNQTPPPQVIQVSLEVQHNPQQEEQPIIDRSGITTTTTTNTNENSNNNNMERYFDSGSVVIYIQTHGTSIHEQQPNTS, from the exons ATGGGAGTTCCTCAATCTCCAACCCCACCTCATCTTTATCCACAGGCTCTTCAACTCAAGCTTTATCAAGCCTTCATATTCTCAATCCCTATTCTCTTCTCCATCATACTCTTTCTCTTGTTTTACTTGTTCTATCTCAAAAGAAGAGCttccaataataataacaacaacaataataatactaATCCTTCTCCTCTTCATTCACGTCCAATAAGATCTCACCAAACTTATATTTCCTCA CCATGTCATCGGTTGGATTTGAAGGTGGAGCTCAAAGATGACCTTCCAATAATTCTATTTGATGAAGAATTGAGGAAAAAGGATTCTCA ATGTTGTGTTTGCTTGGGAGACTATATAATGAAAGAAGAGTTACTCCAAGTCCCTTCATGCAAGCACGTTTTCCACATAGATTGCATACATCTCTGGCTCCACACAAACACAACTTGCCCACTTTGTAGATGCTCAGTCTTTCCGGCCACCGCCACACCTCCCAAACTCACCAGCAACCCTAATCCGTCGGCCGCCACCGCCTCGGCCGAGCCGCTCCCACCGCAGCCGGTTTCCAATCAGACTCCTCCTCCACAAGTGATTCAAGTGTCACTAGAAGTACAACACAATCCACAACAAGAAGAGCAACCTATTATTGATAGAAGTGGgatcactactactactactacaaataCAAATGAGAATAGTAATAATAACAATATGGAACGTTATTTTGACTCAGGATCAGTTGTTATCTATATCCAAACACATGGTACATCTATACATGAACAACAGCCAAATACTAGTTAA